The Panicum virgatum strain AP13 chromosome 5K, P.virgatum_v5, whole genome shotgun sequence genome has a window encoding:
- the LOC120707271 gene encoding amino acid transporter AVT1I-like produces the protein MEDKNARAAVLPVSTLTEPLLPGKGEDLEAAQLPSYGGASFSRTCLNLTNAVSGIGVLSMPYAVAQGGWLSLALFALVGAICYYTGTLIERCMRADPAAVASYPDIGAFAFGSAGRRAVAAFMYVELYLVAISFLVLEGDNLDKLFPGATVDLLGYRLQGKQLFIALAASVVLPTTWLKNLGVLAYVSAVGLVSSAVLTVSLVWAGLAGTGFHRNSTSVLNLSGLPTSLGLYFVCFTGHAVFPTIYSSMRNNKHFSKVLLISSVLCSVNYGLTAMLGYMIYGDDVQSQVTLNLPSGKLYTKVAILMTLINPLAKYALLAAPITAAIEEKFSVPSGSGPARVAISTVVVVSTAVVASTVPFFGYLMSFIGSFLSVMATVIFPSLCFLKIYKAKGIRRIEIAAITGILIIGVFVAVTGTYTSVRQIIGTF, from the coding sequence ATGGAGGACAAGAACGCTCGCGCCGCGGTGCTGCCAGTGAGCACGCTCACCGAGCCGCTCCTGCCCGGAAAAGGCGAGGACCTCGAGGCGGCGCAGCTCCCGTCCTACGGCGGCGCGTCCTTCTCCCGGACGTGCCTCAACCTCACCAACGCCGTGTCCGGGATCGGCGTCCTCTCCATGCCGTACGCGGTGGCGCAGGGCGGGTGGCTCAGCCTCGCGCTCTTCGCCCTCGTCGGCGCCATCTGCTACTACACCGGCACGCTCATCGAGCGCTGCATGCgcgccgaccccgccgccgtcgccagctACCCCGACATCGGCGCCTTCGCCTTCGGGTCCGCCGGCCGGAGGGCCGTCGCCGCCTTCATGTACGTCGAGCTCTACCTCGTCGCCATCAGCTTCCTCGTCCTCGAGGGCGACAACCTCGACAAGCTCTTCCCCGGCGCCACCGTGGACCTCCTCGGCTACCGGCTGCAAGGGAAGCAGCTGTTCATCGCGCTCGCCGCCTCCGTCGTGCTGCCCACCACATGGCTCAAGAACCTCGGCGTGCTCGCCTACGTGTCGGCGGTCGGGCTCGTCTCGTCGGCGGTCCTCACGGTGTCGCTGGTCTGGGCCGGCCTCGCCGGGACCGGGTTCCACCGGAACAGCACCAGCGTCCTCAACCTGAGCGGCCTGCCGACCTCGCTGGGCCTCTACTTCGTCTGCTTCACCGGCCACGCCGTCTTCCCGACGATCTACTCCTCCATGAGGAACAACAAGCACTTCTCCAAGGTGCTGCTCATCTCCTCCGTGCTCTGCAGCGTCAACTACGGACTCACAGCGATGCTGGGCTACATGATCTACGGCGACGACGTGCAGTCGCAGGTCACGCTGAACCTGCCCTCGGGAAAGCTCTACACCAAGGTCGCCATCCTGATGACGCTGATCAACCCGCTGGCCAAGTACGCGCTGCTGGCCGCACCAATAACGGCGGCGATCGAGGAAAAGTTCTCGGTGCCGTCCGGCAGCGGGCCGGCGAGGGTGGCCATCAGCACCGTGGTGGTTGTCAGCACGGCGGTGGTGGCCTCGACGGTGCCGTTCTTCGGCTACCTCATGTCGTTCATCGGATCGTTCCTCAGCGTCATGGCGACAGTCATATTCCCCAGCCTCTGCTTCCTTAAGATCTACAAGGCCAAGGGGATTCGCCGCATCGAGATCGCGGCGATCACCGGCATCCTGATCATCGGAGTGTTCGTAGCCGTCACCGGCACCTACACTTCCGTGCGGCAAATTATAGGCACTTTCTAA